The segment TCGCCTGATAGATGAAGTCGCCTTTGACATACAGATTATGATCAATCGTCTTTTCGACGCCTTCATAGAAGCCTTCGTAGCTCGGATTGTCCAAGTCTTCCACGTTCCAGATGTGAGTCTTGGTGGGAATCGGGTCCCCGTCGTCATCGGTCCCAAAATCTCCATCCGGGCCGCGAGCGTGATTGTACTCATCCAGTTCATCGTTCAGATAAAAAAACCTGTGGTCCTCGGACAGCCAGCCTTGATGCGAGTAGCTCGATTCAGGATAAGGACTTCGAGCAACCAATGAAGTGTTGGATTTGTCAGTCACGTCAACGATCGACAACGTATCTTCGTTGCAGGCAAACACGATCTCTTTCCCGAGGTAAGTTGAGTCCGGACCGCTGTAGATGACCGCTTGAGCATCGTGCGTGTAGCCGTCGCCGGAAAATGAACCGACTTCGGTGATGTTGTTCGCGTCACTGAAATCCAGAATCGTCAGTCCGCCGCGGTGGTACCGGGAATTGTTCGCAGTGTTGGCTCCGACCACGTACCCGTATCCGGTGGCTTCGTTGATCACGACATTGTGCGACCACGCGAACCCTGAGTACACGCTGGTCGCCGTGAACGATTCCGGGGAGGCCGGGTCGACGGTTAGAAGCTGAGTCAGATCCAGAGTCTGGATGCCCTGATCGTTGCCGCTGCCATCGGCAACGATGAAAGCGTGATCGTTGTAAACTTTAACGTCACGCCAAGCCCGATTTTGTCCCGCTTCGGTGGTATCCAGCTTTCCCAGAAAAAGCGGATTCAGCGGATCGGTGACTTCGACGAAAGACGTCCCGTTCGTCAAACCGATGATCGCAAACTTTCGACTCGAAGCAGAATCGGTCCACCCCCAGCAATCGTTGGCGAGAACCGAACCGCCACCTCCGATCTCCTCCAGCGTCAAATTCGAAAGCAGATCAACTCGACTGGCCGCAAACGGACCGCCTCCGCCACTGCCCCCCGGCGCGGCGTTGCCAACTGATTTGGCGTCGTTGTCGTGAGCGAAAGTCGTGTTGGCCGGAGTCAGTACAAGACTCAAGACAAAAAGAAGGAACGTGGCACGCGCGAAACAGAATGACGACAGTTGCATGGGCTTCTCGTTAAGGTAGGCCATTCCGCAAGGAACGGAATGGAAACAGATGGCCAGAACGTCCAAAAGGAGACTGTCCTGCCATAATATCCACTATCTCGCGTTTTTCCATCCCAAACGCACGACGCCCTCGTCTAACATCCGCGACGACGGTCGTTTTCACCGAACATCGCACCAGATGTCGTACGGCTTTTTTAAATCAAAGCGAGTCCTTGATTTCAATCAAACTGCGCTTTGGAGCGCAGAATGTGGTGGTAGTGCTGTGCAAAGCGGTGGGCTTCGTCGCGGACGTATTGCAGCAGCCTGAGGCTAAAAGCGTGACGACTTAGCCGAATCGGTTCGGATTCGCCTGGCCGATAGATTTCTTCGTTCTTCTTGGCCAGCGAAAGCAAAATCGGCGGCTCGATCTCAAGAGCCTCAAACGCCGCGACAGCGCTGCTAAGCTGACCTTTGCCGCCGTCAATCAAAAGAATATCCGGGAACACATCGTTTTCATCCGACAGTCGTTTGAATCGCCGCGCGACGACTTCGTGAATGCTGCGGAAATCGTCCACGCCATCCACGCCCTTGATTTTGAATCGACGATAGCCAGGCTTGAAAGGCAGTCCGTCGATGAACTGCACCAAACTGGCAACCGTTTCGTTGCCGCCGAGATGAGCGATGTCGACGCCTTCGATCGAGCGCGGCGTTTCGGAAAGCTTGAGGACTTGCCGCAACCCCGTCAGCCCCTTCTTGGGATCGATATGAAAGACTTCTGGCTGAACATGCGTGTCAAGTTCACCGCGGCGGTCAAGCGACTCCAGCATTTCAATTTCGTCCCGAAGCCTGGCGGCTTTTTCAAACTGCAGTTCTTTCGACGCTTCCAGCATTTCGCTTTTCATCTCGCCCAGCAGTTTTTTCTTGTTGCCCATCAGGACTTGCTGCAATCGCCGAATGTCCTTGCGATAGTCCTCTTTGGAAATGCGCAAATTACACGGCGCGGTGCATTGCTTGATGCTGGCCAACAGGCACGGACGATACCATTTCCATCGCTGATCGTTTTCATCGATGTCCAGCGAACAGGTGCGAAATTTAAAGATACGTTGCAGCACCTGGACCGCCCCGCGAAGCGAACCAGCGCTGGCGAACGGACCGTAGAGCTTCACTCCGGAAGTCATGGGCTCGCGCGTGACTTCGATGCGAGGAAAGTCTTCGTGGGTCGTGATCTGCAGATACGGAAACGTCTTGTCGTCTTTGAGAATCTTGTTGTGCTGCGGTTGGATGTCCTTGATCAAACGTGACTCAACCAGCAACGCATCAACCTCGCTGTCGCACTCGATGAAATCTGCGTCGGCGATCAGCCTGACCCAATCCGCAGTTCGGGACTCTTCGCTGGCGGCTTTGAGAAAATAGCTACCGGCTCGCGATCGCAGATTCGTTGCCTTGCCGACGTAGATCACAACGCCAGCGGAATCCTTCATCAGGTAGACGCCAGGCGACTGAGGAAACGTGCGGACTTTTTCCGCAGTGGCTTCGAACGGATTGAGCGAACGAGTAACGTCGCCGGCGACGGTTTGCTCAGGAACAAAATCAGCCGTTTCGTACACACTTGGCGTTTCAGAAACAGAATCGGCGGTTGCCGAATCGACGTCACCTACAGTGCTGGCGGACTTCTTTGCGGACTTGCCGGCCGTTTTTTTGGCTAACTTTTTTGTCGACGCCTTTTTCGATTTCGATTTCTTTTTCGCCATGACGTCGTTTGAAAGTTTACCCGGGCTTGAGGTTGTCTTTTGATTTTTCGACCGAGCGAACGATCTCGTTCTTTTCGTTCACCAACACGATTTGCGCTGAATGGTTTTCGACTTCTTCTTCGTTAAACTGCCCGTAGCAGCAAATGATAACCATGTCGTCAACTTTGACGAGCCGCGCGGCGGCTCCGTTGATGCAGATCTTTCCCGATCCGGCGACGCCTGGAATCACGTAAGTCGTCAAGCGATTGCCGTTGGTCACATTGAGAATGTCAACGACTTCGAACGGAATCATTTTGGCTTCGTTCATCAGATCGGTGTCGATCGTAATGCTGCCTTCATAGTTGAGGTCAGCCTGGGTGACGTGAGCGCGGTGGATTTTCGAACGAAGCAGTCTACGGAGCATTTGTGGGGCCAGTGAAAGGTCAGGTGTAATAACTCATTGTGCCAGTTTCACCGAACAAGGCAAGCCGCGCCGCTGAGATTCAACTTTCAGCCGCCAAATATCAGCCCGCCGATAGCAACGCATCGATAGAACGGCATGGGGACGCTTTCGCCGCACAAGCGGAGCCTGCCAAAGCCCATTTCATGCCCGCAGGAGTTAAGCGGCTTTGGCGACCGAGCCAGCGGATTCACCCGATTGCGGCGGGACGGCGGAAAAGGATTTCGGCAGGAATCGACGCAACTGTGGCCACAGCAGCAAGCCGTTCTGTTTGACGTAGCGGGCTCTGAAATAAAACTTCTCAAAACACTTCCCGTGCATCTCGGCCACTTCCGCGGACGTCAGATTTTCGTACTTCATCACCGGTTGATAGACGCTGTACTTTGAGAAATCGTGATCTTCGATTTGGTCTTCGACTTCGTTGTAAAACTCGGTACCAGGGTAGGGCGTCACGATGTTGAAGTTTGCATACGTCGGATTGACCAGTCGAGCATAATTCAAAACATCCCAGATGGATTGCCGCGTGTCACCCGGGAAACCAACCATGAACCCGGCCACAGTGCGGATGCCGAGTTTCCGACAGAGCGCCACAAAATCCCGTTGCCGGTCGTCGTTGATCGCGACGCGAGAGTAACGCTTCAGCGTGGCTTCGTCGGGCGTTTCGATGCCGATCGTAATCGCAGTCAGACCAGCGTCCTTGAGTTCGCGAAGCGTTTCCTCTCGCATCAGGTCGACGCGAGTTTCGATCGAGAACTGAATTTTGCGAGGCAGCTTTCGAATCCCTTCCGCGAGCGTTAAAGCTTTCTTTCGGTTCAAACCGAATAACGGATCACGAAACTTGAAGGACTCGAAACCGTAGCGTTCCATCCCGAAACGCATTTCTTCAACGACGGCCTCCGGATCGCGAAAGCGAGTTTTGCTTTCGATCATAATATATGGGCAGTAGTTGCACTTGAATGTGCATCCACGGCTTTGCTGGATGTAGGCCGTGGGGAATCGCCAGAAGTCATAGTTAATTCGAAATCGTTTGTACTGGAACTGCGACCAGTCCGGGTTGGGCAGCGTGTTGAGATCGCTGACGCTGCCGATGTCGATAATCGAATCGGTGGATTGCATCACGTCGTCCCAGCGAGTCAGCAGTTGCTCGGGTTCGCCTTTAAGGATCGTTACATTCTGCTCCAACAGCGATTCCGCGAGCGATTCGGCAAGCGCGAACGCGACCTGGCCGACGACGAAGATCCTGGCCAACGGATTGCGCGAACGCACGCTTTTGATGGTTTCGAGTTCGATGTCCAACGTGACCAGCGCCGGATTGAAGATGTAGACGTCAGCCGTTGGTGGCTGCGGTTGATCCAGTGAGTAGATCGGCGTGTGGCCCAACTGCTTGATCACGGCAATCAGGTACGCAAAATTCAGCGGAGTGGGGCGATAATCTCGCAAGTACATTTGCCGAATGATTTTTCCCCGGATTCCGCCTGTGCCAGGATGCATCCCGACGCCCATGCCTCCAGCGAAGTCTTTTTGCGCGTTGTTGCGACGTGTATCCCAAAGGACGACGTTCATAGTGATTCCGTGTAACTTGTAGGTGCGACTGAGTCTGGATTGAGGTCTTAAACCGATCGCTCGACGGTCGGTGTAGCTGTATTTGCGAAGACGTTGGTTCCCGGCACGCCAGTCGCCGTGGGCAAATCTGCCGTCTCGGGTTTGGCTTTGGAATTCCTAAAACGGGAAAGCTTTGGATCCGGAACGACCGATGCTGTTCGGACTGGCCAGGACTCTGATTCGACGTTGCGGCCGAGCACCATCGTGCGACCGCCGGACTGAATTCGATAGTGAATGTTGCTCCAGGAGATCCGCTTTCCGACCGATGACTCGATCAGCGCGACCAGTGCGAACAATCCAGTAACCGGCCAGGCAAACAGGTCGAATCGGCGTGCTTGCCGTTGCTTTCTCCAACCTGGAATCAGACGTCGGGCCATATTTTGGCGAATCGCTGCCCGCGCAGTCGCCAACAAATAGATTCCGATGAACGAAAACATCAACGTAGTCGGCAACCACCCTCGGTCTCCGGAACTCATGACGGCGATCCACGCGACGACGCTGCCCCAGAACGCGAACTGAGTCACAAGGCTGTTGAGCGTTGCGACGGTCCAGTGCCGCGGTGCGTAGAGCCGCGTGATTTTGAGCTGTCGAACGATAAATTCCATCAGCGACGACCAGCCAAAGTTAACTGTCGTTTCGCAGAGACATTGTGGCTCGAATTGAATCTTCAGAAGCTTGCCGGCGAAAGTCGAATTGCGAATCGTACGGCTGGCCACGAAATCGTCACTCAACACTTGCGCCCACGCCTCACGCATCCCAGTCTGCTCAAACACTTTCCGGTGAATCGCCCATGAACCGCCCCACACAAGGTTGTGACTGCCTTTTCCCAGACACGCGGCAACGGAATTGTTTAACGTAACGCCGATCAGCGTCGGCAAATTGTTTTTGCCCGGCACCATCCAGCGATAACCCGTGCGAGCACCCACTTGTTCGCGTCCGACTCCGATCGTCAACCAACGCAACCAGGATGGCTTGACCAACGCGTCCATGTCGGCGAAAGCAAGTACGTCGACTTCGACCTGTAGCTTGGCAATCGCAGCCAAAAGATTGTGGACTTTCTGACCGCAATGGGTTGCGCGACCAGCGACGACGATCGAAGACTCAACGAAGCGGTTCTCTTTTTGAAGCTCACGAATGAGCGGCACGACCGGATCGGTCGCGGCTTCAACCGCAAACGAGATTCGGAAATGGGGATGGTCCTGAAAGAAGAACGCTTCGAGTTTACGCCGCGTATCGTCTGCGACGCCTTTGCACGGCACGATCAGGTTGACTTTTGCGGTCTGTTGTTCGAAAGGCGTGCCGCGTTGCTGGTGCCGTTTCCAGAATCGATGATTTTCAACAGTCAACGCCAACAGCAGCGCACCTGAAACCAGGGCTGCAACGATACATATAGCTAATGCAAGAAAAAACGTGACCACTGGACTTCCTTGTCAGACGGGACGCAATCAGTACTTGTTCGACTTTTCAGTTGGCGAAGTTTAGCGATTAGGCAGAGATTCCCGAATGCTGTTCTTTCTGGTTGGCGACGCTGTCATTGGCCGTGGCGATCGAAAATCGCCAGCACTTAATCTCGAACCCGATTCAGTTCCAGCTCGTTTCGCGCGGACGGTCGAGTCAACATCAGTTTCACCGGTGAATTGAAAATCAACCCCAGAATTTACAGCGGCATATCTTTTACAAATCGATCGAAGAATCAATTTGGAGTTCGTTTCAACCTTGGCACCCGAAACCCGTTTTGATACTTTTTGAACTTCGCGGAGGGCGATGCCAAACGATCTGAAAAAGTTCAAAGGTTGAGCCTTCTTGCTGCCGAAAAGGATTGAGTTAGGCAAGAGATTCGGATTAGGTTGAAGCCTCTGCCCTGGGCAGTAAAAGGATTAAATCCACACCGCCGACCACGTAAGAATGAGACAAAGGATGTCGCCGATGGGCATGGAAGCTGAGTTTGACATGAACGTGCATATTCGCTGGATGATTCGGCGAGACATGCCGGAGGTACTCTCGATCGAACAATCGAGTTTTGAGTTCCCCTGGTCTGAGGAAGACTTCATTCGTTGCCTTCGTCAGCGAAACTGTATCGGCATGGTGGCCGAATATGACGAACGAGTCGTTGGATTTATGATTTACGAACTGCATAAAGACCAGCTTCACGTACTGAACTTTTCTGTCCGCCCGGACGTTCGCCGACGCCACATCGGCGAACAGATGGTGAACAAGCTGGTCAGCAAACTTTCTCAGCAGCGTCGCAACAAGATTTTGCTTGAGATCCGTGAGACGAATCTGGCGGCTCAGTTGTTCTTCAGAAACCTGGGCTTCAAGGCCACGTCGGTTCTGAGAGATTACTACGACGATACTGTCGAAGACGCTTACGTGATGCAGTTCCGCTTCATGAGCGAAGCCGAGAAACAGTTCGAGCCTGTAAACCGCATCGCCAGACGACTTGCTGGCTGAGCCTGCCGACGACTGAGTTCGTTTCAAATCCGAACGCATTGCAAACACACCAAGCCGCGCCGACCAGGATTCCTGAGGCGCGGTTTTTTTGTGCGCAGCGTCAAACTGAGGCTCTTTCGATCGTGATCAGACCAAATTCATTCACATCGATTCGGCAAAGTTTTGCAGCAGAGAGCGAAAACTTTCCAGGATCACCGCAGCGTTGGCGAACAAGGCAGCGGCAACAAATTGTCGACGCATGGCGTCAACATGTCGGCTTCGCGGACATAAGGGCAGTGACAAACCTGGCTATTCAGGCTGTCCGGTTATTCAGATAACCGCCGACTGTCCGAAGACGAAACCAGTGGGTACCGAGAGTCTGGAGAGTAGAGCTACTTTCGGAGTTCGTGCCGCAACAGCAAGACGCCAACCAGGGCACAGGCGACGTTCCCCAGCCACACCGACCACGCTGGCAACGTTCCCATCTTGGCTCCATTGAGCCCGAACATGAATAGCGGATAATACAGCAAAAGAATCGGCACGAAACAGGCGCCGAACGTCGTGGCGTAGTTTCCAGTTCTCAGACGCAAGGCTACCGGCACGCCAATAATGGCAAACGCGAGGCAACTAAAACCATTCGCCCAACGCCGATGCGGCACGACTTTCAGCCGCGCCAGACGATAGCGGGCGTCGTCCAGTTTCCTGTTTAGCGCGGCCCAGCCTTCGTGCGACAGGCCAACAATATCGCCGGTCATCCATTGAGCCGTCGCTTCCAAAGTCAGTTGCGATTCGAGTGATTCGAGCTTGCGTTGTTGGGCGACAACCGCGCCGGTGATCTGACTGAGATACAGATGGGATGGACTGGAATCCTTGGCCAAATCGTCGGGCGAACGCAACGGAATGTCGATGCTGGAATGCTCTCCATCGACCAGCCTAAAATTGCTGTCGCTGTCGATCGATCCATGATCCATGCGAAACTGCAAACTGTGTGTGTCTGGATCATAAGTCAGACTCCCGGACGCCGCGGCCACACGGATGTTGGCACCCGAGTTGACGGTGACGATTGGCTGAATCAGTGTCCGCCCGTCGACCTGACCGACTTCGATTGAAAACTGATCGTTTTTAAAGCTACCTTCCTGCTGCAACACGCTGTAAACGATCCGATCGGTACTTTGCAGGACGACGCGTTCAATCCCAAAATGGCTCCACGCATAAGCAACGTCGTTCAGCCAAACGGCTCCCAAACTTAGGCCGAACGCCATCAGCAGCGCCGGCATAACCACCATGGATTTGGACAGCCCGAGTGACTCAAGCGCAGTGACTTCGTTGTCGGCTGCCATGCGTCCGAAAACGACACAGACACTGAACAGCGACGTGGCAGGGATCGCGAACATCAAAGCTTCGGGGACAAGAAACGGGATCAGCTGCATCACGATGTCCGGGCCAATGCCGTACTCGCGAGCCTTTTGAGCCAAACCCACCAACAGCATCAACAGGACGAACGCCGACGATGATACGATGAAAACTTTGAGCAGTTCCCATACGACGTATCGAGTTATCAGCTTTGGAATCAAGTTGGTTCTCGTTTGGTGCCCGGTGCGCCTGTTTGGCGACAACCTGGTGGATTGGTGTTCCGTAGTCTCGCGACCCGTTTTGCGAACGTCGACTAAGCTGATTTCGCCAGCAATTTGCCACCGACGTGAACGTCAAGCTGTGGAAATGGAATTCCAATTCCAGCGATGTCCATTTCTTTTTTCGCGTTGGCCACGAGTTGCTCTCGAACTGCCCAGTAGTCCGAAGTTTTGCACCAAGCACGCAGTTGCCAGTCGACCGAAGAGGCACCCAAACCAATCAGGTAGACGTATCCGCAAGGCTCAGCGACGCAGTCAGATTTCTCGATGGCTCGTTCGAGCGCGGCTCGGGTCCGATCAAGGTCTGCCGAGTAGGCTGCACCGACGTTAACGTCAACGCGGCGCAGTTCGTTTCGCGTATAGTTCTCCAGCTTGCTGCCGAAGATCTCGCTGTTGGGAATAATGATGTGGCGATTGTCGAGCGTATTGATTCGAGTTGTGAACAAATCGATCTCTTCAACCGTTCCCTGAGTATCTGCAACGACGATGAAGTCATCGACTTTGAAAGGACGGAACATCAGCAGCATGATGCCGGATGCGAAATTCCCCAACGTGCCTTGCAAGGCCATACCGATGGCGAAACCGAGAGCAGCCAGCACGGCGGCGAAGCTGGTTACATCCACCTTGAAATAGCCCAACACGCCGATGGCAACGACGACCATCAACAGGTTCCGCACGGCTTTGGTCAGAAACTTGCCGAGTGTAAGGTCGACTTTCTTTGAAACCATGCCACCGACATAGCGCCCGATCGAAGACGCAACGGTCCAGGTCAGAACCAGTGCCGCCAACAGGATAATGGCTGGGATCAGTTTGGTCTGAACGAGGATATCGATCGATGGACGATCGCCGCCGATGGCTCCTCGCACGAGCTCAACAATCGAAGCCGTATGTTCAGAGGCTCCTTGAGAAAGCTGTTTGGCCATTTCTGCATCCCACGCCATTGCGACGCCTGGAAGCAGAAGCACAGCGAAGAACGCTGCTAGCAGCACATAGCCAGTTGTTGAATTTGATTTTCTCATGCGTCCGTACATTGCCGAGTCCTTGGTCTGAATTAGTCGGGCGAGTTTAGAAAATTGAAAGTTAAGCTCAAGGTCAGTTGTGCTAGCGACGCTGATGTTACAGGGACTGCTTGCCTGCTGCTCTCATCATCTCTGGACCGATGGTTCGCATCTCTCTACCTTTCCGCGATTGATGTAAAAAGTACACGCGCGAATATTGAACCATGAATCTGCAGAAACGATGGCCTGACTTTCTGATCCCCGCAGGGCTGATTGCCTGTTTGACTGTCATTCTTGTTCCGCTGCCGCCGGCGCTAATGGATGTGCTGCTGGCCGCGAACCTGACGCTGGCGATCGTGATGTTGCTGAGTACGATCTACGCCAAATCGCCGATGGAGCTGAGCCTGTTCCCGGCTTTTCTGCTTGGCACGACGCTCGCCAGACTGGCACTCAACATTGGAACTACGCGATTGATTCTGACTCGCGGACCGCAGGACCACGAACAGGCTGCCGGCGACGTGATCGCCAGTTTCTCCAACTTTGTGACGGGAGATTCGATTGCAATCGGGCTGGTAATTTTCTCCATTATCGTTGTCGTTCAGTTTGTCGTCATCGCCAAAGGTGCGACTCGGATCAGTGAAGTATCCGCGCGATTTTCGCTGGACGGAATGCCTGGCCGACAGATGGCGATCGAAGCAGAACTGAACTCGGGCGCGATCGACGCCGAACAAGCCAAAGCACTTCGTCGCGAAGCATCGGAACAGGCTGATTTTTACGGAGCCATGGACGGAGCAAGCAAGTTCGTCCGCGGCGATGCGATTGCTGGCGTACTGATCACGCTGATCAACATCGTGGGTGGATTGACGATCGGTCTGACGCACAACATGTCCCTGCCCGATGCGGCGGCAACGTTTACCAAACTGACAATCGGTGACGGTTTGGTCAGCCAACTTCCGGCGCTGTTGATCGCTCTGGCGGCCGGCATTCTGGTTACAAGAAGTCATCGCAAAACGGATCTTTCGCGGGAAGCCGTCCAACAGGTTTTGGCCAAGCCTATCGTTCTGGTCACTGC is part of the Mariniblastus fucicola genome and harbors:
- a CDS encoding B12-binding domain-containing radical SAM protein, whose protein sequence is MNVVLWDTRRNNAQKDFAGGMGVGMHPGTGGIRGKIIRQMYLRDYRPTPLNFAYLIAVIKQLGHTPIYSLDQPQPPTADVYIFNPALVTLDIELETIKSVRSRNPLARIFVVGQVAFALAESLAESLLEQNVTILKGEPEQLLTRWDDVMQSTDSIIDIGSVSDLNTLPNPDWSQFQYKRFRINYDFWRFPTAYIQQSRGCTFKCNYCPYIMIESKTRFRDPEAVVEEMRFGMERYGFESFKFRDPLFGLNRKKALTLAEGIRKLPRKIQFSIETRVDLMREETLRELKDAGLTAITIGIETPDEATLKRYSRVAINDDRQRDFVALCRKLGIRTVAGFMVGFPGDTRQSIWDVLNYARLVNPTYANFNIVTPYPGTEFYNEVEDQIEDHDFSKYSVYQPVMKYENLTSAEVAEMHGKCFEKFYFRARYVKQNGLLLWPQLRRFLPKSFSAVPPQSGESAGSVAKAA
- a CDS encoding mechanosensitive ion channel family protein, with amino-acid sequence MYGRMRKSNSTTGYVLLAAFFAVLLLPGVAMAWDAEMAKQLSQGASEHTASIVELVRGAIGGDRPSIDILVQTKLIPAIILLAALVLTWTVASSIGRYVGGMVSKKVDLTLGKFLTKAVRNLLMVVVAIGVLGYFKVDVTSFAAVLAALGFAIGMALQGTLGNFASGIMLLMFRPFKVDDFIVVADTQGTVEEIDLFTTRINTLDNRHIIIPNSEIFGSKLENYTRNELRRVDVNVGAAYSADLDRTRAALERAIEKSDCVAEPCGYVYLIGLGASSVDWQLRAWCKTSDYWAVREQLVANAKKEMDIAGIGIPFPQLDVHVGGKLLAKSA
- a CDS encoding glycosyltransferase, coding for MVTFFLALAICIVAALVSGALLLALTVENHRFWKRHQQRGTPFEQQTAKVNLIVPCKGVADDTRRKLEAFFFQDHPHFRISFAVEAATDPVVPLIRELQKENRFVESSIVVAGRATHCGQKVHNLLAAIAKLQVEVDVLAFADMDALVKPSWLRWLTIGVGREQVGARTGYRWMVPGKNNLPTLIGVTLNNSVAACLGKGSHNLVWGGSWAIHRKVFEQTGMREAWAQVLSDDFVASRTIRNSTFAGKLLKIQFEPQCLCETTVNFGWSSLMEFIVRQLKITRLYAPRHWTVATLNSLVTQFAFWGSVVAWIAVMSSGDRGWLPTTLMFSFIGIYLLATARAAIRQNMARRLIPGWRKQRQARRFDLFAWPVTGLFALVALIESSVGKRISWSNIHYRIQSGGRTMVLGRNVESESWPVRTASVVPDPKLSRFRNSKAKPETADLPTATGVPGTNVFANTATPTVERSV
- a CDS encoding choice-of-anchor B family protein → MQLSSFCFARATFLLFVLSLVLTPANTTFAHDNDAKSVGNAAPGGSGGGGPFAASRVDLLSNLTLEEIGGGGSVLANDCWGWTDSASSRKFAIIGLTNGTSFVEVTDPLNPLFLGKLDTTEAGQNRAWRDVKVYNDHAFIVADGSGNDQGIQTLDLTQLLTVDPASPESFTATSVYSGFAWSHNVVINEATGYGYVVGANTANNSRYHRGGLTILDFSDANNITEVGSFSGDGYTHDAQAVIYSGPDSTYLGKEIVFACNEDTLSIVDVTDKSNTSLVARSPYPESSYSHQGWLSEDHRFFYLNDELDEYNHARGPDGDFGTDDDGDPIPTKTHIWNVEDLDNPSYEGFYEGVEKTIDHNLYVKGDFIYQANYSSGMRILQIDSADPTSLTEYGFFDTFMANDNVNFNGAWSVYPFFDYGDDDVIIISDRQGGMFVVERVPAPTVMGVDVNLAGEEQRSAVESISLRFEGDVTIEAGAFSLIQRSTATEETFEPLSITVNDSFANGETVATVTFDSHVRNSQNALEDGNYQLTLTASLVTREGIPMSEDFVFGDEEADGFFSFFGDSDGNRTLDVFDLLAFRKTYGMTSADPDYDFSMDFDAGGMVNVFDLLPFRTRYGNTLPFAFAKFKQTNQGGKGSSVTDRAFRK
- the panD gene encoding aspartate 1-decarboxylase, which produces MLRRLLRSKIHRAHVTQADLNYEGSITIDTDLMNEAKMIPFEVVDILNVTNGNRLTTYVIPGVAGSGKICINGAAARLVKVDDMVIICCYGQFNEEEVENHSAQIVLVNEKNEIVRSVEKSKDNLKPG
- the rimI gene encoding ribosomal protein S18-alanine N-acetyltransferase; protein product: MNVHIRWMIRRDMPEVLSIEQSSFEFPWSEEDFIRCLRQRNCIGMVAEYDERVVGFMIYELHKDQLHVLNFSVRPDVRRRHIGEQMVNKLVSKLSQQRRNKILLEIRETNLAAQLFFRNLGFKATSVLRDYYDDTVEDAYVMQFRFMSEAEKQFEPVNRIARRLAG
- a CDS encoding LptF/LptG family permease; its protein translation is MIPKLITRYVVWELLKVFIVSSSAFVLLMLLVGLAQKAREYGIGPDIVMQLIPFLVPEALMFAIPATSLFSVCVVFGRMAADNEVTALESLGLSKSMVVMPALLMAFGLSLGAVWLNDVAYAWSHFGIERVVLQSTDRIVYSVLQQEGSFKNDQFSIEVGQVDGRTLIQPIVTVNSGANIRVAAASGSLTYDPDTHSLQFRMDHGSIDSDSNFRLVDGEHSSIDIPLRSPDDLAKDSSPSHLYLSQITGAVVAQQRKLESLESQLTLEATAQWMTGDIVGLSHEGWAALNRKLDDARYRLARLKVVPHRRWANGFSCLAFAIIGVPVALRLRTGNYATTFGACFVPILLLYYPLFMFGLNGAKMGTLPAWSVWLGNVACALVGVLLLRHELRK
- a CDS encoding excinuclease ABC subunit UvrC translates to MAKKKSKSKKASTKKLAKKTAGKSAKKSASTVGDVDSATADSVSETPSVYETADFVPEQTVAGDVTRSLNPFEATAEKVRTFPQSPGVYLMKDSAGVVIYVGKATNLRSRAGSYFLKAASEESRTADWVRLIADADFIECDSEVDALLVESRLIKDIQPQHNKILKDDKTFPYLQITTHEDFPRIEVTREPMTSGVKLYGPFASAGSLRGAVQVLQRIFKFRTCSLDIDENDQRWKWYRPCLLASIKQCTAPCNLRISKEDYRKDIRRLQQVLMGNKKKLLGEMKSEMLEASKELQFEKAARLRDEIEMLESLDRRGELDTHVQPEVFHIDPKKGLTGLRQVLKLSETPRSIEGVDIAHLGGNETVASLVQFIDGLPFKPGYRRFKIKGVDGVDDFRSIHEVVARRFKRLSDENDVFPDILLIDGGKGQLSSAVAAFEALEIEPPILLSLAKKNEEIYRPGESEPIRLSRHAFSLRLLQYVRDEAHRFAQHYHHILRSKAQFD